The Streptomyces sp. NBC_00344 genome includes a window with the following:
- the pnuC gene encoding nicotinamide riboside transporter PnuC — MSLADVLEPLQQPLVTVLGTPVSWTEVLGFGSGALCVLLVARQHIANWPIGITNNIFFVVLFLQAGLYADAGLQFVFIALAGYGWWAWTHGGGPGSGLPVRRTGRTEWTRLLAAGAVGTLALWSLLDRATDSSVPFWDAVTTALSLTATYGQCRKLIESWWLWIAADLVYIPLYACKDLYLTSLLYAGFLALCAVGLRDWQRDAARRQGRTAGVTV; from the coding sequence GTGAGTCTCGCGGATGTACTCGAACCGCTGCAGCAACCGCTGGTGACCGTTCTGGGCACCCCGGTGAGCTGGACCGAGGTGCTCGGCTTCGGCAGCGGCGCGCTCTGTGTGCTGCTCGTCGCCCGTCAGCACATCGCCAACTGGCCGATCGGCATCACCAACAACATCTTCTTCGTCGTGCTGTTCCTCCAGGCCGGCCTGTACGCCGATGCAGGTCTGCAGTTCGTCTTCATCGCCCTCGCCGGGTACGGCTGGTGGGCCTGGACCCACGGGGGTGGACCAGGCTCCGGGCTGCCGGTGCGGCGTACCGGCCGTACCGAGTGGACCCGGCTGCTCGCGGCGGGGGCGGTGGGGACTCTTGCGCTGTGGTCCCTCCTGGACCGGGCCACCGACTCCAGCGTTCCCTTCTGGGACGCGGTGACGACCGCGCTGTCGCTGACGGCGACGTATGGGCAGTGCAGGAAACTCATCGAGTCCTGGTGGCTGTGGATCGCCGCGGACCTGGTCTACATCCCGCTGTACGCCTGCAAGGACCTCTATCTGACCTCGCTGCTCTACGCAGGGTTTCTCGCCCTCTGCGCCGTCGGACTGCGTGACTGGCAGCGCGACGCGGCACGGCGGCAAGGGCGTACTGCCGGGGTGACGGTATGA